Proteins co-encoded in one Bradyrhizobium sp. 170 genomic window:
- the frr gene encoding ribosome recycling factor — protein sequence MPTPGFDINELKRRMQGATQSLKHELGGLRTGRAAASMLEPVQVEAYGSHMPLNQVATVSVPEPRLLSVQVWDKSMVKAVEKAIVDSNLGLSPATEGQVLRLRIPELNEERRKELVKVAHKYAEAAKVAVRHVRRDGLDIVKKLEKNHEISEDDQERLANEVQKATDGMIAEIDQLLAAKEKEILTV from the coding sequence ATGCCCACGCCCGGTTTTGACATCAACGAATTGAAGCGCCGCATGCAAGGCGCCACCCAGTCGCTCAAGCACGAGCTGGGCGGCTTGCGGACTGGCCGCGCGGCGGCGTCCATGCTGGAGCCGGTGCAGGTCGAGGCTTACGGCTCGCACATGCCCCTCAACCAGGTCGCGACCGTCAGCGTGCCCGAGCCGCGCCTGCTCTCCGTGCAGGTGTGGGATAAATCCATGGTGAAGGCCGTCGAAAAGGCGATCGTCGATTCGAACCTCGGCCTCTCGCCCGCGACCGAAGGGCAGGTGCTGCGCTTGCGGATTCCCGAGCTCAACGAGGAGCGGCGCAAGGAACTGGTGAAAGTCGCGCATAAATACGCCGAAGCCGCCAAGGTGGCGGTCCGCCATGTCCGTCGCGACGGACTGGATATCGTCAAGAAGCTCGAGAAGAATCACGAGATTTCCGAAGACGATCAGGAACGGCTCGCCAACGAGGTGCAGAAGGCGACCGACGGAATGATCGCGGAAATCGATCAGTTGCTTGCGGCGAAGGAAAAGGAAATCCTCACCGTTTGA
- a CDS encoding isoprenyl transferase — protein MPNAAAPATEGPDRSVPLHVAIIMDGNGRWAAARGLPRAEGHRRGVEALRRVVRAAHELGVLYLTIFSFSSENWSRPATEIGDLFGLLRRFIRNDLATLHSDGVRVRVIGEREGLEPDICTLLNEAEELTRANSKLNLVVAFNYGSRQEIAGAAQRLAREVAEGKRDPASIDADALGRYLDAPDIPDPDLIIRTSGEQRLSNFLMWQAAYSELVFVPIHWPDFDKAALESAIAEYARRERRFGGLAAKTGS, from the coding sequence ATGCCGAACGCCGCCGCCCCCGCCACGGAAGGACCGGATAGATCCGTCCCGTTGCATGTGGCGATCATCATGGACGGAAACGGACGCTGGGCGGCAGCGCGCGGCTTGCCGCGCGCCGAAGGCCACCGCCGCGGCGTCGAGGCGCTGCGTCGCGTCGTTCGCGCCGCCCATGAACTCGGCGTGCTCTATCTGACGATCTTTTCGTTCAGCTCGGAGAACTGGTCGCGGCCGGCGACCGAAATCGGCGATCTGTTCGGACTGCTCCGCCGCTTCATCCGCAACGATCTCGCCACGCTCCATAGCGACGGCGTGCGCGTGCGCGTGATCGGCGAACGGGAAGGGCTGGAGCCCGATATCTGCACGCTGCTCAACGAGGCCGAGGAACTGACCCGGGCCAACAGCAAGCTCAATCTCGTGGTCGCGTTCAACTACGGATCGCGCCAGGAAATCGCTGGCGCCGCTCAACGGCTGGCGCGCGAAGTGGCGGAGGGCAAGCGCGATCCGGCCTCGATCGACGCCGATGCGCTCGGCCGCTATCTCGATGCGCCTGACATTCCCGATCCCGACCTGATCATCCGCACCAGCGGCGAGCAGCGGCTGTCGAACTTCCTGATGTGGCAGGCGGCCTATAGCGAACTCGTGTTCGTGCCGATCCACTGGCCGGATTTCGACAAGGCCGCGCTCGAAAGCGCCATTGCCGAATATGCCAGACGGGAACGCCGTTTCGGCGGTCTGGCCGCGAAAACCG
- the pyrH gene encoding UMP kinase: MAEPVYRRVVIKLSGEYLAGSHSFGIDQPTVDRIADDLIAAKKLGIEVAVVIGGGNIVRGVEVSSRGVSRPTGDTMGMLATMMNCLALEAAIERKGTPARTLSAFVMPEISELFTRSAAHKYLSEGRIVLLGGGTGNPFFTTDTTAVLRAAEIGAQAVLKATNVDGVYSADPKKDPSAKRFDRLTHSQAIAGDYKVMDATAFALARETSLPIIVFSIAEPGSIGAILRGTGHGTVVAG, from the coding sequence ATGGCTGAGCCGGTCTATCGTCGCGTCGTGATCAAGCTCTCGGGCGAGTATCTCGCCGGCAGCCACTCCTTCGGCATCGACCAGCCCACCGTTGACCGCATCGCCGACGACCTGATCGCGGCCAAGAAGCTCGGTATCGAGGTGGCCGTCGTGATCGGCGGCGGCAACATCGTTCGCGGCGTCGAAGTCTCCTCGCGCGGCGTGTCGCGCCCGACCGGCGACACCATGGGCATGCTCGCCACCATGATGAACTGCCTGGCGCTCGAGGCGGCCATTGAGCGCAAGGGAACGCCGGCGCGGACCCTGTCGGCGTTCGTGATGCCCGAGATTTCCGAGCTGTTCACCCGTAGTGCAGCGCACAAATACCTTTCCGAGGGACGAATCGTCCTGCTTGGCGGTGGAACCGGCAATCCGTTCTTCACCACCGACACGACAGCGGTGTTGCGGGCGGCCGAGATCGGGGCCCAGGCCGTGCTCAAGGCCACCAATGTCGACGGCGTTTACAGCGCCGACCCGAAAAAGGACCCGTCGGCCAAGCGTTTCGATCGCCTGACGCATTCGCAGGCGATTGCCGGCGACTACAAGGTGATGGATGCGACTGCATTCGCGCTTGCCCGCGAGACGTCACTGCCTATCATCGTATTCTCGATCGCCGAGCCGGGTTCGATCGGCGCGATCCTGCGCGGGACCGGCCACGGCACGGTGGTTGCCGGCTGA